ATCATTGAACAATGAATAAGTTGTCATATTAAGTTGAGATTGGCGTTATATACTAAAACGCAGATAATTTAACATATTTAACCCAAAAATACAGCGGTTTTTGTAAAAATATTGTCATTTTATCATCGCTAAATTTTAATTATACCCAAAAATATGCTATTATTAATCGCAAATTTAATAAGATGAGCAAGCAGACATGAGCGAGAATAAAAGCGGATTTTTTGCCCGCATGAAAGCAGGATTGTCCAAATCCAGTAAGAATTTATCAGAAGGTCTGATGAATGCCTTAGTCGGTGGCAAAGAAATTGATGATGAGTTGTTAGAAGAAGTCGAAGACCAGCTTCTTGTGGCGGACATTGGCGTGGATGCGACCAACAGGATTATCACAAGCCTGACCGAGCAGACGGCACGGGGCGATTTGATTTATTCGCATTCGTTATATAAAGCCCTAAAAAAGGAATTGGTGAACATCTTAGAGCCCAAGGTTGCACCACTTGTCATTGACACAACCAAAAAGCCTTTTGTCATCTTAATGGTTGGGGTTAATGGCGTGGGTAAAACGACAACCATTGGTAAACTTGCCAAACGCTTACAAGGTGAGGGCAAATCGGTCATGTTGGCGGCAGGTGATACTTTTCGTGCAGCGGCCACCGAGCAACTGCAAGTTTGGGGTGAACGAAACGGCATTTCTGTGGTGGCACAAGGACAAGGTTCAGACAGTGCATCGGTGATTTTTGATGCCATGCAGTCTGCCAAAGCCAAAGGCATTGATGTGCTGATTGCTGACACCGCAGGGCGACTACAAAACAAGACTTATCTTATGAATGAGCTTGAAAAAGTCATTCGTGTCATGAAAAAAGCAGATGAGAGTGCCCCGCATGAGTGTATGATTGTGCTAGATGCTGGTACAGGTCAAAATGCCATCAGTCAGATTAATCTGTTTGGCGAGGTTGCCCCATTGTCAGGTGTTACCATCACCAAGCTAGATGGCACAGCAAAAGGGGGTGTGGTTTTTAATGTCGCCCAAACCACCGACGTGCCCATTCGTTTTATTGGGGTGGGTGAACGTATTGATGATTTACAGCCCTTTGATTCAAAAGAATTTGTAGATGCACTCATCGGCGAGGAAAAATGACAAAAAGGCGAATGTATTTCGCCTTTTATTATATAGGATAAATTAAAAACAAACTTATGATAACCACACACTATTATCCGCCCATAGATTTGCCGATGATTACTTTGACGGTAAAAGATGGCAAGTTATTGGCATTGGATTGGTATAATAATAAAACCGCCCAAATTTTTGATAAATTAAATCAGCATGCAGTTTTTATAAAACAGGCAGATTTAAAAAATGATGATAAAAATCAATCAATCGCCTTGCAGGTTATTACCCAGTTAGACGAGTATTTTAATGGTGAACGCATGGTATTTGAATTACCGCTTGATTTATCACATGGTACCGATTTTCAGATAAAAGTTTGGCAAACGCTCTGCCAAATCCCTTATGGACAAACGATAAGTTACAAAGAGCTGGCAACCATGATAAATAAGCCCACCGCACATCGTGCCTGTGCTAATGCCAATGGCAAAAACTTAATCTCGCTTATCATACCGTGTCATCGTGTGATAGCATCGGACGGTACGCTGGGTGGGTATACAGGTGGAGTGTCAATTAAGCGAATATTGCTTGATTTGGAGAGTAAGAATTTGATATAAAAACCCAAAAACTTTATAGGGCGTGCCTGCCCCTTTATAACAATATTTACAATATAGAAATATTTTAGAAATAGACTAATCATTTTTGCATGAAAAATGGCTAAATCTTGTGGCTCGAAGTCAAAAGCTCGTTTGATAGAACGACTATCAAACTTCGCTTTTTCCTTGAAAAACGTGCAATTTTTCGTGATTTTAATTGCAAATACAAAAGGCAGGCACGCCCTAATATTTGAATCGGAAAATACAAGGTGGGTTATATCCATTTTAAATGCCAATAATGTCATAGGCAAAATATAACCCAGCTCTACAATCTTTATACAAAATTTACGGTCTGGCAGGTAAAATAAGTGGCAATAAAGCTCCATAACCCTCTTTTTGCATCTGTGCTTTTGGTATGAATTTTAGTGCATTGCCATTGATACAATAACGCAAACCCCCTCTGTCTTGTGGCCCATCAGCAAATACATGTCCCAAATGTGAATCCGCCACTCTTGAACGCACTTCTGTGCGAATCATATTATAACTGTCGTCTTTGTGTTCGGTGATGACCTCTGGGGTGATGGGTTTTGTAAAGCTTGGCCAACCACAGCGAGAATTGTATTTGTCGGTAGATAAAAATAAAGGTTCACCACTAACAACATCTACATACAAGCCGTCATCAAATAATTGGTCATAGTCATGACTAAATGCCCATTCTGTTTTTGCTTGTTGCGTGATGCGATATTGGGCATCGGTCAGGGTTTGTTTTAAATTATCTTTATCAAAATTTTGATAGCGTGTTGGTTCTAATGCTTCATCAACGGTCTTTGCCAGAGCCAAAGTATTGGGGCTGTTTTTGGTGATTTTTTTATTGGCAAGACTTAAATCAACATGACAATAACCGTCAGGGTTTTTGGTAAGATAATCTTGATGGTAGTTTTCTGCCATGCTAAAATTGGATAACGGCAGGTTTTCAACGGCAATTTTTTGTTGGTACTTATCTTGTAAGGCGTTTAGTGCTTTATCAATGACCGCTTTATCTTGTGTATTGACGTAATAAATGCCCGTGCGATACTGTATGCCACGGTCATTGCCTTGCTTGTTGATGCTGGTGGGGTCAATAATGCGAAAATAGTACTGTAATAATGTATCTAAGTCCACTTTGTCAGCATCATATGTTACCTTGACGGTCTCGGCATGACCTGAACCTCTGATGACCTCCTCATAGCTTGGATTTGGTAGATTTGGACTGCCATTGGCATAGCCACTTACCGCATCCAAAACGCCGTCAATGCGTTCCATATAAGCCTCAACACCCCAAAAACAGCCCCCTGCCAAATAGATGGTGCTCACGTTAGCCGTATTGCCATTACTGTTGTAATAGTTGGTGTTTTGGCTGGGTTGGGTCATGATGCTGTTTTGTGTTTTTAAGGCTTCTAGGGCATTAGGGTTATCTGCCAAATAGTTCATTTGTTCTTGGCTTAGATTTCCCCTGTTAAGATACACAAGTTTACCGTGTTTGTCTAATATTGCCCAACTTGGATAGGCTTGTACGCCCAGCTGAGTGATGATTTTCGCTTCTGTGTCAATTAGTACAGGTAAGGTAGGATAGTCTGCTTGTAATACTTGATACCAATCTTTAAAGGTCTGAGTGGGTTTTTCTCCAAGGTGATTTGGGCTGACAACAGTAACAATATTAAAGTCTGAAAATTTGGGGTCGTTGTGCCAGTCTTGTGTTTCTTGTAGTGTGCCTAGGCACAGAGGACACCAACTTGCCCAGAATTTTACCAATGTGGGTTTATTTGGATTGATGACCTCTTTGCCTGTATCACCCAATCCTGAGGTTATCTGAGGTAAGTTGTGCAGTTGCGATAATAACTCATTGGGTAATACATCGCTACTTTGGTGTAGCTCGGTTTGGTTGCCATGATGGTCACCGATGCCTTTGCCACAAGCGATGAGCGTAAAGATGCTTGTGGTGGCACTAAGTCCAAAAATGCCAATATTTTTGACGAATCGTTTGGAAAACATGCTTAATTTACTCCTGTTGTAACCTATTATCTAAATGGTGTCGCCAGCTGATTTTATCAATGATGCACGTGCGACACCGTGCCTATATTACGTTTAGTATTTGTACTCACTTGCCTTAAATGGGCCGTTCACATCTACCCCCAAATAGTCCGCTTGTTCTTGGGTGAGTTTGGTCATCACACCATTAAAACCTGCAACCATGGCAGCAGCCACCTCCTCATCTAGCTTTTTGGGTAGGACTTTGACATAGACACTGTCTTGTTTTTTATCAGCTGGCAGTTTGGCAAAGGCTTCTTGATACAGATGAATCTGGGCAAGTACTTGATTGGCAAATGAACCATCCATGATGCGAGAGGGGTGTCCTGTGGCGTTGCCTAAGTTGACAAGACGACCTTCGGATAAAACAATCAGATAATCCATCTCATCATCGGAGCGATAGACTTGATGAACCTGTGGTTTGACCTCTACCCATTTCCAATGTTTACGCATAAAATCAGTGTCAATCTCGGTATCAAAATGCCCAATGTTGCACACAACGGCCGTGGATTTTAAGGCTTTTAACATTTGGGCATTACACACATGGTAGTTGCCTGTGGTGGTAACAACAAGGTCAGTATCTGCCATCAGTGTGGTGTTTACTCCTTGACTTTGCTCACCATCTATAAATGGCGATACCAACTCATAGCCATCCATACATGCTTGCATGGCACAAATGGGATCAATCTCGCTCACACGCACAATCATGCCCTCTTGACGTAGGCTTTGAGCTGAGCCCTTGCCCACATCACCATAGCCGATGACAAGTGCACGCCGACCAGATAAAAGCATGTCCGTACCACGTTTGATGGCATCATTTAAAGAATGACGACAGCCGTATTTGTTGTCATTTTTGGATTTGGTAACAGCGTCATTGACATTGATGGCGGGGACTTTGAGTTCTCCTTTGTGAAGCATTTCAATCAAGCGGTGTACACCTGTTGTGGTTTCTTCGGAAATGCCGTGAATGGTATCTAGCATTTGGGGGTATTTATTATGAATGAGTGCAGTCAAGTCGCCACCGTCATCTAGGATAAGGTTGGCGTCCCACAGTTTGCCGTCTTTGTGGATTTGTTGCTCCAAGCACCACTCGTACTCTTCTTCGGTTTCGCCTTTCCATGCAAAGACAGGGATTCCTGCTTGGGCAATGGCGGCGGCGGCGTGGTCTTGGGTGCTAAAAATATTGCAAGAAGTCCAACGAACTTCTGCACCTAAGGCAACGAGCGTTTCAATCAAGACAGCCGTTTGGATGGTCATGTGGATACAGCCCACGATTTTTGCCCCTGCCAGTGGTTGTTCACTGGCGTAGCGTTTGCGAATGCCCATGAGTGCAGGCATTTCAGTTTCAGCAAGTTTAATCTCTTTACGGCCAAAGCTGGCAAGGCTAATATCGGCGACTTTGTAGTCGGTGGGGTTTGACGCTGCGTTCATACAGTTTTCCTTAAAAATGAATTGATAAACAGGGCGTGTTGAACTTTTATAACACAATTTAATATTTACAAATATTTTAAAAATAACATAATGTTTTTGCATGAAAAAAATCTTGTTTGATAAAATGACCATCAAACTTCACTTTTTCCTTGAAAAACGTGCGATTTTTCGTGATTTTCATTGCAAATACAAAGATTTAACACGCCCTAAAAAACGCAGATGTCGTTGTTTTATAATGGTTAAAATACGGCTAAAAATACATTAAAAATTGGACGTACAAGACAAAAGGCGGACACGTTCTATTTAGCCAATAATATCAAATCATTAAACCAAGCCTGACTTAAAAAAGTTGCAACATCTCTTGGTGTGTTCATTATACCAAAATAAGAATAAATTTCAAAATAACAAATTTTAGACCAAGCAGATGATATGTCATAATAATGGCATGATAAAATAGATAAAATATAAATTTTTAAGACCATCATCAATAAAACCGCTCTTACCATGTCTACTGTGTCAAAATCTTCATCTTATCCATCTGTTGTGATGTTATCTATCAAATCCTATCTTGTGATGACCCTAACCGTGTTGTCTCTTGCCTTGCCTGTGGCAGGTTTTGCCAATGTTGTCTTAGCTGACAACATCTCCAAAGGTGAGGCATTTGCACCACAAGACAGTTTTGGGCGTGATACACCAAGAAGCACCATACAAAACTTTGTCAAGGCCTTGTCAGATAAGGATGTGGATTTGAGTGCAAAGTATTTGGACTCTGACTTTTTAAAAAAACAAAAAACCTCTGATGCCATCATTCATGACCTAAAAATCGCCCTTGACAAAGGTGGACGTTTGCATCCTGATTTGGCAATCAGCGATAAAAGTGAGGGCGATTTGGCAGACAGATTGCCAAGCAATCTAGAAAAAGTTGGTACCATTCATGTTGGTGATGACAAAATAGACTTGCTACTTGTCAGAAAAACTGACAAGGATAATGTGGTTTATTGGCAAATTTATAAAGACACGCTTACCAAATTGCCCAAAAATCTGACCGAAAATCGTACCACGCTTGCCGATGCCTTTGGGTTTGATTTTGTTGGCGATAGACAGCTTTTGGGGCATAAAATATCAGACATTGTGTCGTTTATTATTTTGACGGTCATTGGCTTGTCACTGCTTTGGGGTGGGCTTTGGATGGTGTGGGGGGTGTTTGCCTTTTTATATCCCAAAGTGCGTGGCAAACCCTTTGGCATACCGTCCAAAGCCTTGTTGCCGTTGGCGGTGGTGATTTTGGCATCCATGCTCCCTGAGATGATGGTGCAAATGGCGGTGCCTGTTACGCTTCGCTCGGCGGTAACTCGGGGTATTGAAGTGGTGGCGTGGCTGGCGACTGCTTGGCTTGCCTTGCGTGTCATTGATGCGGTGTTTATGCGTGCCGAAGAAAACAGCCGAAAGCACAGACGGCTTGAACAGGTATCCATTTTAAATCTGTTTAGAAAGGTTGCCAAAGCCTTTATGCTCATTTTGGCGATTATCATCATTTTTGGTAATTTGGGCTTTGATTTGACCACAGGGATTGCCGCTTTGGGGGTGGGGGGTCTTGCTCTTGCGTTCGGGGCTCAAAAAACCATTGAAAATCTCATCGGCTCGGTGATGGTCGTGGCGGACAGACCTGTGCGTGTGGGAGATTATTGTCGATTTGGGATGATGGAAGGGACGGTGGTGGATATTGGCATTCGTTCAAGTCGCATTCGTACGCTGTCTCGGACGATTGTAACTGTGCCAAATGGCGAGTTTAGTGCCATGCAGATTGAAAACTATGATGCTCGGGACATGTTTTATTTTTATCATTTTTTATACCTAAAACGCACAGCAAATCCTGATGAAATTGGTAGGCTTATCAAAGATTTACAGCTATTTTTGGAAAATCATGTCTATGTGAATGATGAATGGACACTGGTAAGGTTAAGTGAGTTACGTCAAGATGCGTTTGTCATTGAAATGCGGTGCTATCTCAATGCGTCCGATGTTACGGTGTTTTGGAAAAAACAAAGTGAACTGCTCATTGATGTGTTAAATGAAGTGGCAAAATATGACGTAGAACATGCCTTGCCCAGTCAAGAGATTAAGATTAAAAAGGATGATGAGTTTGATGAATTGGTAACATAAAAAAAGAGGGGTATAGCCTCTCTTTTTTTGATTTGGAGGTCCATAATACTAAAAATCAGGGTGTAAAAACCCCAACAAGCCAAATATATACCCTAGCACCATCGACGTTACGACAAAGCCAATCAAAGCACCAATGCTAATTAAGATGGGTTTTAGCCATGTTTTTCGCTCATACTCATCACCTAGCTCATCTTTGACATAGGCAACCTGCTTTTTGCCAAGACCGAAATACCAAGCAAATAGAATGATAAGCCCTGTGGCATTAGGTAGGCTAATACCTGTCGTCATTTCAAAAATCACCAAGCCAAACATGATGGCAAGTACAATAAATGCCAAAGTTTTGCTTTGCTGTGCTAATTCATCTTCGCCCAATTCCTGCCAGTTTAGAGCGTGCATATAAATGGCGACAGGCACGAAAATTAGGGCAATAAAGGTGGCTTTATTGGGGTTCCATAGATAGGGCGTGTAATATTCATCTGCACTAGAATCATAGCTTGGGCTTTGATAGGGGTTAAAGCTTGGCTCGGGTGATGGTTGGTTGTGATGAATGGGCTGTGGCGAGGTAAAAAAGTGAGGTTCTTGGGTTTGTAGTTTGGCATCGTAGTTTGGACGGACGGCGGGGTTTAGTAGCCATTCATTGACTGCTTTGATGACTTTGGGGTCCAAGGTCTGGGCATGGGTATTTAGAGCTTGGCGGATTTGCACATCCGTGGCGTGTGCCGACAATTCTAAGACTTGATAAAGGTTTATCATGTATTATCCTAATATTTCAAAATATAACCATATCATACCACAATATTACTATAAAATAAAAAGAAAAATTATTTATGAGTGATGATTTCTTATTAACCCATGAAAATTTATTATCAATGACCCAAAAAAGCTTTGTTTTGTAAAAATATTGTTACAATGCCCATCTTTATAAAAATATGGCAACAAAACAATCATGAACAAAAACACGCTTATCATTGGCTTTATGCTATTTGCCTTTTTCTTTGGTTCGGGCAATTTGATTTTTCCACCCAAATTGGGCTTTGAAAGTGGGCAATTTTTTATCCCTGCTATGTTGGGTTTTATCTTGACAGGTGTGGGTCTGCCTTTGGCGGTTTTGATGATTGGTTCAAAGTATGACGGTGGCTATCAGCATGCTCTTGCTAAGATTCATCCTTGGTTTTCGGTGGCATTATTGTCAGCGATTTATCTGACCATCGCTCCGTTTTTTGTCATTCCACGTACAGGAGCGGTGGCGTATGAGATGGCGGTGTTGCCATTTTTGCAGGCACCAAACTGGACAAGCCTGTTCATCTTTACCGTGATTTATTATGCCATCTCACTGTGGCTGTCTATCAATCCGAGCAAATTGGTTGACCGTATTGGAGCGATTTTAACGCCCATCTTATTTGTTACAGTATTGGCACTTATTATCATCGCATTTATTAAGTTGGGTGCTAATCCTGCCAGTATTGCCCTGCCAAATTATGATGGTAAGGCGTTTTTTATTGGTTTTTTAGAAGGATATAACACCATGGATATGATTGCATCTGTGGCGTTTTCAGTGCTGGTCATGAATGCCATTAGCCAAAAACTCGGTAAGCGTGCTGATTTGTTTGTTGAAACCACAAAATCAGGGCTGATTGCCATCTCTGCATTGGCACTGATTTATCTGTCCCTTGGCTGGATTGGCAATCATCTGCCCATATCATCAGATGAGATGACACAGGTGGCGGACAAAGGGCAAAACATCGGCACGTTTATTTTGAATAAATCGGCGGTGCTGGGTTTTGGCTCATCAGGTGGGGTGGTGTTAGGATTGATTGCTTCTTTGGCGTGTCTGACCACAACCGTGGGTCTGACTGTATCAGCATCGGAGTATTTTCACAAAATTTTTCCCAAAATCGGTGCGGTGAAATTATCTTACAAATCCTATGCCATCACCTTTACACTCATCGGTTTTATTTTGGCAAATCAGGGACTAAGTGCGGTAATTGACAAATCCATTCCTGTGCTGTTGGTATTGTATCCAATTACCATGACAGCGATGATTTTGTTGGGATTGCATCTCATCAAGCCCCTGCCTGCCATCGCCAAACAAGTAAGCCTTGCTTTGGTAACGATGGTATCGGTGCTGTCTGTTGTGGGCGTGAGTGTTCCTTTAAAAGAATATTCGATGGAGTGGCTACCATTTGCCATTGTCGGGCTGATTATAGGGCTTATTTTTGATAAGATTAAAAAATAAGTCAAAATAAACCCCAAACTTGCATATTTGGGGTTTATTTTTATTAAGGCATTTCTATTGCTGAGTATGTGCCTGTAAAGCCTTTTTTGCCCACACCCTTTTACTAATGCTATGAATGATTAAGGTAATCAGTAGCCCCCAAAAATAACTCATCATTTGATATATCATGCCTCCATGTCGCCATGCAATCGGCTCTACCTTATCATCAATGAGTTTATAATGATATTCGACGGGGTCGGCAAGGCTGTCGTTCCATGTTTTTAATAAATAGGTTTGGTCGGGATTTTGATGAAGTTTAAGTCGCCATACGCTATTTGTAGATTGTATGGGATTTTTGCATAATTGGTAATCGTTGGGTGCTTGTTCATACTCTTTTAGGATAACAAGTGGTAAAAGTTTGTCGTCTTTTGTGGTTGTTGTGGCACAAATATTAAAATAGTCGCTCGGCTGTCTAAATGCAGGTTTGTTAAATAGCGAGATAAGCTGGCTTAATGCTATCCATATTAAGATAAATAAGAAAAAGCGGACGATTTTGTATTGAAGTAATTTTTTCATGGGGTTGGGTTGAATTGGGTTATTGAATTTTTGTTTCATTGACGTGAGTTTAATCAATTATCAAATTTTAAAATAGGGCGAATTGCAATTCGCCCCTACACATCTATTTAAATAAAATAATGGGGCGTATATCTCATACATCAATTAAATCCAAAACATTATACAAAACCCACCCCACCCACGCAACCGCCCCAAATCAACGCTATGCAAATTCCCCCTATCTATATGCCATTTTTGCATTACCCTTTTTGACGGCTTTTTTTTACCATATCGCCATTAACAGCCAAACGGAACCAGCCATGTATCAATATTCCTATGCCGACCAAGCCCTTGTCAATGAACGTGTCGCCCAATACCGCCGTCAGACCGAGCGGTATTTGGCAGGCGAGTTGCCCGAAGATGAGTTTTTGCCCATTCGCCTACAAAACGGACTCTATATCCAACGCCACGCCCCCATGCTTCGTATCGCCATTCCCTATGGGCTTTTGGCAAGCTATCAAATGCGAACGCTGGCTCACATTGCCGACACTTATGATAAGGGCTATGGGCATTTTACCACTCGCACCAACATTCAGTTTAACTGGGTCAAATTGCCCGAAGTCCCCGACATCTTACAACTACTGGCGGACAACCAAATGCACGCCATTCAGACATCGGGCAACTGCATTCGCAACACCACGACCGACCCCTATGCGGGCATTCATGGCGATGAGATTGCCGACCCACGCCCCTACTGCGAGATTATCCGCCAATGGAGTACCTTTCACCCAGAGTTCGCCTATTTGCCACGCAAATTTAAAATTGCCGTCATTGGCACAACTGCCGACCGTGCCGCCACGCAGGTGCATGACATTGGGCTTCATGTGGTACAAAAAAATGGCGAGATTGGTTTTGAAATCATCGTTGGGGGCGGACTTGGGCGGACACCGATGATTGGTAAAGTCATTAACGAATTTTTGCCACGCCGTCATTTATTAAGTTATTTGGACGCTATTTTAAGGGTGTATAATTTAGAAGGACGGCGTGATAATAAATACAAAGCTCGTATTAAGATATTGGTTGAGAGTATGGGTAAAGATGAATTTGCCAAAAAAGTGGATATAGAATGGCAATATTCCAAAGACGGCGATTTGACATTGACCGATGAGCATTTTAAAAAGGCAGAAAGTTATTTTAGCGAGCCTGATTATGAAACGATTGACCCATTAACTGCCAATGACATTTTGCAAAAACAATTAAATGCCGATAAAGAGTTTAAAAATTGGTATGAGCATAATACCGTCATTCATAAAATAAACGGTTATAAAGCGGTTGTGATTTCACTAAAAGCAGGCGTGATAAATGACAAATATATTCCAGCAGGCGATTTGACAAGTTACCAGATGAATAAACTTGCTGATTTGGCGGATAAATATTCCTTAGGCGAGATTCGTGCCACGCATCAGCAAAATTTGGTATTGGGCGATGTTAAAATCACCGACCTGTATGACTTATATCACGCCCTAAAAGAGCTTAATTTGGCACGAGCCAATATCGGCACGCTGACTGATATGATAGTTTGCCCAGGGTTTGATTATTGTTCGCTTGCCAATGCCACCACGCACAATATCGCCCATAACATTGAAAATGCCTTTAATGATTTGGATTATTTATATGATTTGGGGCAAATTCGCCTAAATATGTCAGGCTGTATGAATGCCTGTGCTCATCATCATGTGGGCGATATTGGCATTTTGGGCGTGGACAAAAAAGGCGAACATTGGTATCAGATTAGTCTGGGCGGAAGTTCTGGGGCGGACGCACGACTTGGGCAGATATTGGGGCGAGCGGTATCGGCTGATGATGTGGCGGATACGATTTTAACCATTGCCAATGTTTATAAAAACAATCGCCAAGAGACGGCGGACGATATAGAAACCTTTGCCGATTATGTGCAACGAGCAGGTATTGCTCCATTTAAAGAAGCGGTATATGGTTAATATAAAAAGGATAAAAATATGAAATTGATTATTTTAAAAAATGACGTAATAAGCCAAGAAGTTTCGGACGTGGTGTTATATGCCACCAATATGTCCGATGATGAAAAAACGGCATTATCACAAAGTATTGATTTGACAATAAGCGATACATTGGCAAATAAAGAAAACACCCTAATCACCATATTAGCAAAAGATTATCAAGATAGTCATTTGGATTATCATATTTTATTAACGGCTGATGATAATGAACATGAATTGGCACAAAGTTTGGATATTAACACATTAAAAAATATCCTAATTTATGTCAAAGATTTTAAAGACGGGCGAGTCTTTAGCCTAATCCGCCAACTCCGCAAAATCAATGACCACGCCACGATAATCGTGGGCGGTGCGTTTGGGCTTGACCAGTCCAGTTATTTTGTCAAATCAGGGGCAAATGGTTTTATTGTAGATGATGATAAAGTAGATACACTGATATTAACCTTAAATGATTTAAAAACCGCCCAAAGCCGACAATCAGTCAATGCGTTGCCGATGTTTCGCTAGGTTTTAAATTTAAAATAAATTTTTGTAAAAATTAGAATTATAGAAAACCGTTCGTGGTGAGCTTGTCGAACCATGAAAAGGTTTTCTATCACCCTTCGACAAGCTCAGGGCGAACGGAAAACCTAGTTCAGCATACTTTTTGGACTACTGCCAAATGTAGATATGTAGGGGCGAATTGTAATTCGCCCAAATAAACTTTACCATAGGATAAATGATATTGTCCTATGGTTTTTTATATTTAAAAAATTTCAAAA
This Moraxella sp. K1664 DNA region includes the following protein-coding sequences:
- a CDS encoding nitrite/sulfite reductase; this translates as MYQYSYADQALVNERVAQYRRQTERYLAGELPEDEFLPIRLQNGLYIQRHAPMLRIAIPYGLLASYQMRTLAHIADTYDKGYGHFTTRTNIQFNWVKLPEVPDILQLLADNQMHAIQTSGNCIRNTTTDPYAGIHGDEIADPRPYCEIIRQWSTFHPEFAYLPRKFKIAVIGTTADRAATQVHDIGLHVVQKNGEIGFEIIVGGGLGRTPMIGKVINEFLPRRHLLSYLDAILRVYNLEGRRDNKYKARIKILVESMGKDEFAKKVDIEWQYSKDGDLTLTDEHFKKAESYFSEPDYETIDPLTANDILQKQLNADKEFKNWYEHNTVIHKINGYKAVVISLKAGVINDKYIPAGDLTSYQMNKLADLADKYSLGEIRATHQQNLVLGDVKITDLYDLYHALKELNLARANIGTLTDMIVCPGFDYCSLANATTHNIAHNIENAFNDLDYLYDLGQIRLNMSGCMNACAHHHVGDIGILGVDKKGEHWYQISLGGSSGADARLGQILGRAVSADDVADTILTIANVYKNNRQETADDIETFADYVQRAGIAPFKEAVYG
- a CDS encoding DUF934 domain-containing protein produces the protein MKLIILKNDVISQEVSDVVLYATNMSDDEKTALSQSIDLTISDTLANKENTLITILAKDYQDSHLDYHILLTADDNEHELAQSLDINTLKNILIYVKDFKDGRVFSLIRQLRKINDHATIIVGGAFGLDQSSYFVKSGANGFIVDDDKVDTLILTLNDLKTAQSRQSVNALPMFR